The sequence ATGTAAGCATATGTTTGCTCAATAAGTAAGTCTGTTtctaaataaactattattttatagttttcatGAGGTACAATTTCAAAGAATCTTAAAAGCTAGAAAACTCAGGACTGTTATTAAGTTTTCAATGCTTTGTAGGGGGGAAACTCAAAAGAATAACTAAAAACTAACGGTATTCTGGGCTGAAAGAAGTCTAGTCattttcacctgcatcccgtgggaactattccGCGCAcacggataaaatgtagcctttcATCGATATTACAGGCTTACGAACATTGAAATCATCTTTCAAATCGGGCTTTATACTATTAGCTATAGATATCGTAGGTAGTAGAGTATCCCAGTACCCACAGCTAATAATATGACCCCTATAAGCGGATATGCATCGTGCGTGGCAATTGAGCCGACGCGAAGGAAATTCGCGAGGACGATGCAAGGAAAACTTTGTCTGAACTAAACTATCTTcgaaataaactttaattttaatgttttgaaggATATTTGGAAAAGTTTCAACTATTTTTGGGAAGTTTAAAAATGGTAAGTAATTTGTTTTGGGTACGGATACATCTAAACCAGTATTATAAACTGTTTCTTTGTACtcttaaggctccgaaactactgaaatagTCTTTAAATGTTGAGAAAAAGTTCCCCCAGGGCGCGGGTGAAAGCGAGAGAAATAAAgtgtataatttaattacacaattattattatcatgaaTATCATATAGATTGAGAAGCTAAAATTATAAACCACTCTTATCTACTTGTAGAAAgcaatttttagttttatttggtAGTCTAAAATACATGTATACCAGGTtgcatttttaatgaaacaataatTGCCTGGGGGGAAAACCTTACAATATGTTACTTTTATGTAGTTTTGAAAAGATTTGCatatatctaaattattttgaaactgtttTTAGTAAATTCGGGTGAGTAATATTAGAAAAGTCATGCAAGAAGTGTATGaacttagttttattatattttattaaacctgTGTCAGTTAtcaaaattcataattattgtatgcAGCATTATTTGTTCATtataaactttgattgaaacTGACAAAATTTCGCTAGTGCACACAtgatatcaattaaaaaaaaaactgtatttcctGAATTCAGATTGAATAAATTTCAAACATATTGTACTTTatataaaaggaaaaatataacaactaaAAATTGACAAGGAAGTAGTGTTTTGCTGTTCTCAATTGTTCGTTGTTGggttcacatatttttttctaagattaGTTTTTTACATGtcatattattttcttccatTCCACTCAGAATATTGGTCTTTGATTTagtattttgatgtaaatagtaTAGTTAAATTAACTTTATCTAAAATGCTactgtaaaaatgtttttacaacAAATAACTCTGGATTGGGGCAAAGAAATGCCAAAGAGTGGGATGCCCGACTAAAAAGTCTTGCATACGACTAAAAAGTCTTAGTGTGAATATCATGAGTGCACATAACGACAGTGTGTAGTGGGGTGAATGTGTCCACACACCATGGCTGTTAAGACGATTACTGTAATGAGACTTTCTGTGCCCACCGTCAGATGCCGCGCCGGCTGCACCCTGGAgacaacaaaatatatattaggaTACAATTTAAGTATGTAGTACACATTAAAGAGGATTTATGAAGAGGTTTTAGACTATTAAAAAGAGTATGTATTTAGAAAATTCTGGGTAGCAGGGTACTCAAAAGTTAAGATTAAAAATGACCCTATTACATAGAATTAGATATTTTAGAGATTATTCATAGAATGAATATTGAGATTTATCTAGCAATAAAGCTTATAAGCTTGTAAGCTCTTCATGTATCAATCAGAAGTAAGATGAACACTAatattatccaaactaatattataaatgcgaaagtaactctgtctgtctgtctttctgtctgtctgtctgtcttttcttcacgcctaaactactgaaccgatttgtgtgaaatttggtacagacatagtttgaaacttgagaaaggacataggatagtttttattacaaaaaaataaataaaaataaaattattccggacatatagcgccatctattggtcaaatcaaaaatctgctggtagtcactattccacgcgaacgaagttgcgggcaaaagctagtcagTAATATAAGGGagagaaagaataaataaataatgtctggacacattttcacacacggtcggttagccccatggtaagttattaattaacttgtgttatgggtgctaacacaacagataaactacatatatacaaattgataaatacatattgtaacacccagaccacggccaacaaacatgctcatcacacacatgttAACCGAACCGGGAAGAAAGAGTAGTGCTTGTTGTTACTATGTAGttgtaaataagttatttttaattgatacttATTGTAGGTAATTTACAACCTACAAGTGTTTTAAAaccaaagttatttaaaaatattacttcaaaTAAATGTGTGGAGGTTTAGTCTACCATTTAATTATGCAGAGAGTAATTgtttaatatgataaaatatataaaaaatatagtttccaaTCACTTGTGTAACCGTTGACTCAAGAAAACTTTGGGAGCTTAAAAGCTCATGAAAGTATAGAAgttaaaaacagtaataaataacttattttacaaCGCCCAAATGTTTTCATAACTATGGAATAGaatagtatttttgttatattcatACCCAGATACAAAAACTTTATCCCACCCGGTTATAATCAAACTGTAAAAGTTATTAACATTCAAGTTGTTAAAGTTCTAGTTGGAACTTAggaataaacatttaataatttagttttcccTTAACCTttcaattgcaaaaaaatagtttttattttatagacatAGAGGATATATTTACAATGGGgctgcaaaatatatttatcatagGAGTGCATATatgaaagagaaaaataatatgtgtgttCTCACCTCTCGGCGCTCTATGGTGTAGTAGGCGTCATCCTCAGCGGTCGCCTCGCCCACCTCCGGCGTCGGCTTGCCGGACCGGTACTTGCTCTTCTGGAACGTCATCTTCAGCGAGCTGCGGTGCTTCTTCTTGTCCCCGCCCCGGTTCAGCTTGATCACAGTCTTCAGCGTCCCAGTATAATCCCCCTGAGATTTCGCAGCCTTACTCTTATTAGACATCATACCACCGTAGTTAGAACCATATATCCTCTCTTTCTCTTTCAACTTCTCAATCTTCGCCTCTTTGGCCGCCTTGTGTGTCAGCAAGCCGAGCGTCCGTAACACGTTCTCCTTGCGCTTCTGACTCTCTGGCGTCTCGTTCAGCGCATTGCTGGGTCCCGCCTGGCACTCGGTAGAGTTGCGCGCAGATTTAGTCTTAGGACTCTTTGCTGGCTTTATTTCAGGCTCTACAGGCTTTGCTTCTACAACTGTTTCAGTCTTTTCTTCTACTAGCAATTCTGTAGCTTTAGTCTCTTTAGGCTTCTGTTCAGGGTGTTCCACGTCCATCGCCTCGGCTTCAGCTGTGACCGGCACTGCACTCACTGGAGTTTCAGCCTCCGCTATTGGAGTTTCAGTTTTCAGTTCCTCTACCTTAGGTGCACTAGCAATAGTGGCATCAACTTTAGGAACTTCAGAAGCTGAAATATCTTCAATAGACTTTATAGTTTCTATGGGTGGGGGCAGTGCTTCAGTCTCCACTGGGGCAGCTTCAGGCGACTTGACAGCGACTGGCGCGGGCGTGATAGATACCGCAGGAGACACGTTCTGATGCGGCGGCGACTTGATCTTCTCAATGGTCGCCATTTTATCTTCAGGTTCGACAGTGGACTCGGAAGACTTGCGCGACATCGACTCCCTCGATTTCCTCTTGGTGATTATTTGCACGTCATTGTTTATCTTAGAGTCGACGACTCGAGGCGTTATCGAGATCTGACTGGAATCTAATACGACTCCCGCTAGACTCGAGTTGGGTGTGTTGGGGTGGAGCGTCGCGAACTGGTGCAGGTCCATCGGCGTGCTGGCCTGCATCGCCGACTTGTCCACTGACTTCCTTATCTCCGTCAGCGTGACATCCTTGCCCAGTGACTTCTCAAATATACTGATAGCATCAGACTCTCGCGAGTGATTAGAACTTGTAGACTCTTTCCTTGAACTAAAACTATTCCTTTTAATTAGAGTGACTGAGTTAGGCAGGTCGACGTCGGTGGATTTCCTCACTTGATCTCTCTTGACTATTGAAATAGCAGAGTTGTTCTCAAAGCAACTCAATACATTCTCCTTTTCTATAGGTTTTTCAGGCGACCTGACAGACTGTATGTCTTTCAGTGGCTTAATGTCACCAGACTTAGGTATAAGTACCACGTCATTGGTCACCATCATACCTTTGCCGCCATCAGTGGCTTTGGACTCCATTTGTCTTCTCTTATCGAACTCTTCAAACTCTTTTAGTCTGCCCATAAGCTTGTCAATGCTGGCGGTACTACATTTAAATGGAATTTCATGCTTGGCACCGTCAACAGGTTTCTCAGCAGAATCTTCTTCATAATGAAGTCGTATGTTCTCACCATCGTCATTCTTGGACGGCGTGATCTCACAAGAGATAGGAGATATAATATCTTTGTCTTTTACAGGAGTATCAGGCGCGGGGATGTTGTCTCCGTTTAAGGGTTTGGCTAGGCCATAGAATTTAGAAGCAGTCTTAGTCTGCAATTGGTCGGGGGTGGTGTCTGTGGGTAGTGGCGTGCTCGTGTCCGTGACCATCTCGAGGTCGCCGTCGATGTTCTGGTCGAGGTTGTTGATGAGATCGTTGATCTCCTTGGTGAGCGTGTCGATGGTCTCCACCTTGTCGTCGGCGGCGTCGGCGGTGATGGTGCTGGCGATGCAgacaggcgcgggggcggcggcGACAGGGGCGGGGGAGGGCGCCGGTCGAGACGCTGCCATCGCTTTCCTCCCTCGACGCGCCTTCCTTATATTCTTAGACATCTCCTTAGAGTTGAATGTCTTAGACATACTAGTCAATATACTACTACGAGCATCAAAAAGCGTATTATCAGTCTTCATTATcattttttcttctatttcatttgaatttaaatcaTCTAAGTTTATCCTATTACTATTATTGTTATCAGAGTCTAATGAAGTACTTCTGTTTAAGCTCAGTTTCTTATCCTTTGCGTTTATGATACTACTAGGCTCCGGAGGGTCCAGTTTGGTTTCAGCTAATTTGGAGTCAACAACAAGAGAAGGCACTTTTTCAATAGTCGAGATCTgtacattattttcaatatctATATCTAGGTCAGTCTTAGATTTATCTACTTTTTTGTTGAGCTCCTTGTCTGTGTCGTTGAGCGTCTCACTCATGCTCAAGTCAGACTCAGTGTTGTCTGAGCACTTGGAGATCTCACTGCCCTCACGAGAGCACGAGCGACCTCTCTTCAACTTCTTACAGTCATCAGGAGTTTCTGCACTATCTGAAGTCTTAGAATCTGAATGCAGTCTACGCCTTTTCTTCTGTTCTTTGAGAACAACTTCACTCAATAAGTTATTCTTGACTTTCCTAGGTTTTCCGCTACGAAGATTCTTCCCTTCAAACAGTGAGGGGCTATTGCTTCGTTCAGAGCGCATTGAATATGGGCTGGTGCGGGGTCCCAGCACCAGGGTTGCTGAAGAGTCGCCAAGCATTGTCTTCATCATGGCCATGTCAGAGCTGAGTCTTGGTCTCCTGCCAGCTGTCTTTGGACTACAGGATCTGGAGTTAGGTGTTGTGTCTTCCACTGGCTCCTTCTTGATTTCAGAGGCAGGTATCAATGGGACGGCTTCTTTATCTTGGGTGTCCtcagtgtttattttaattgcaggCTTCCTCCCTCTCTTGGCAGtttgttttataacatttttaaccTTTTCTTTGACAACTAAAGCTTTTTTGCTTCTTAAAGTTTTTCTGATGCCTAAGGGTCGCTTCTTGACCACAGCCTTAGGTTTACCTACAGGTTTCTTAGGTTCTTTGGATGTTTTAGGCTCGTCTGGTGTTGCTTTCTTGTCATCTTCATTGATATCTGAGGCCTTCTTGCGGGCACGGGTCTTGGGTTCTATGACGGTGTCCTCATCGATACTCTTGTCTAGTTCCTCCTTAACTTGTTTAGTTTTCATGTTGGAATGTGTGGTGGGAGATGTCCCCGTTCTTTCGACATCAGGTAGAGGCTGGCTGTCAGCTTTGCTCCTGTTAGTCGATCTGAGTTTGATCGACGAGGTGCCCCGACTCTTGCCTGAATATTTCTGTTTGCTGGCCTCTGAAGACTGGCTCTCACTGTCAGTATCTTGTAGATTGGTGTCAGTCAAGCACTCTTCAGGGCAGGTATCACAACCACTGTCGTCCTTGTTCAAGTAACTAGTAGTTTTCAGCTTCAGAGACTCCTTTATCTTTGTGTTGGGACGACTTTGAGCCATAATACATCTCTATACTGTGCCATCTGGACCTGGAAACCGATAAGCAATCGTTAATTACCCTTACCGCCCTATAATTAGCAACGTGGTATTAAAAATCACTTGTTGAACAACTTCCAAAATAACACCTAACTTAAGTTGGTTAAAAccctgttttataaataaattagcagAGGGATCACTAAATGAACGTACTGTGTACTCAATTGTGGTATAATTTGGCACAATTCACATATAAATCGCGTGTACAAGTCGTGGTAAACAAAAGCCAACGCGCGCTAATCAACAAGTTCGCGCAATATTATCAcatttatttcacttattaCGACCTTATTTACGATTTATTCGGGAACACTAAACTATTGTCAACATAAATATGaatcaaaataactttttaaaactatCATAACATATGAAATCGCGCCGGAAAATTCATGAAAAACTCGATGTTTTGGTGGCGAGGCCGCGGGTGACACCTAACGCCACCTACAGCTGAGCGAGTGCGTATGCGTCTCGCGAACGAAAGCACCAAATCATTTCCCCAGCCGTGGCGCACCTCTGCAATGTCCTCACAAAATACTCACAATTTATCCAATGAAACCTCCAAAAACCACAATAAACAGTTAATTAGATACACAACGCACCATAATATGCGAAAAAGTTCAATATAAACTCGCGATTAAACTTAGAAAACGATTTTTGAAAAGCCCAAATGACTGCAGGCGTCCGCCATAATGTTTCCTTCGAAACGAATAATATAGTTCTTATTGCTCTTGTAGCAATTCTCTATTCGCTATTCAAAATGGCGACCGTGTGGCGATCACAGTGCGCGTTTGCGCGACTTTTTGCTGGAAAAACTGGACAAATCCTGAACAACGCGACTGATTTGGGTGCAAGACTTGGTCCGGGATCACAAtcggtaattatttaattatattttcactCGCGTCGAGTCGTAATGTCGCTTTGACCGCGACATGTGACAGAACTATGGATGTACACCCTTCCACGCAAGTTTCTCGCGGCTCCGTATTTTtttgacattaatttattttcagaatgaCTTTGATTAATGATGCGTAAGGCAATGTTTTAATAACTATCTCttagtttttaataatgatGGCGTGTTATTTAAATGGCGATTATTGGAAATTAGGGATTAACATGTAATTTAGGTTAAGTAGGATTTATTTCAGGGatggagttttattttattttagcaaacgactaaatgttttttcttttgtttcaggcaATATTATCAAGAAAGTACTCGAACTACGCGCATTCGCCTTTCGTGACTAGGATCAAAGAGCAATATGACTATGAAATCGTGAAGAATCCCCCCGAGTGGGAGTACGTTCAGAGACTGATGCCCATGGAGACCATCCCTGCGGTCACACCCAAGGACCACTACCCCTCGGGCTGGATCCCGCCTAAAGAAGAAGCTAAAAATCTCCCATACTTCATAGCTAGAACAAAAAACCATGAAGTAccaatttatttagaaataaccTATAGGGGAATCCGTAAAATAACAATGGTTAGGCGCATCGAAGGCGACATCTGGCTCCTCAACGAtgaaattaaaagctttttgaaagaaaaaaatggtAGATATGTAGAAACTCGTGTTCACGAAGTCGGTAGATTTATTGAAGCTAAGGGTGACTATGTTAATGATCTACGTGAGTGGGCGCATTCCAAAggtttttagataaatattgtaaactgattatatcaaataaattgatttagataattttgtttgttttttatcccttttgacacacacacacacacacaagtaaAATGACATATTTCACAAACACACTATACCTACACACTTTATTATTGCAAATGAGTTTTTTTGCAACAAGTTTTCATAGAAAGGAATTCAAGCACGATTGTTACTTCAATCTGTCAAAAGCATAGAACTTTTGACATATCGAAGTATTAAGTCTCCCATAAGAAAGAGAAACAATTACATTTGCCTAAGAAAGGGTATTTTAAGGTGGAGTAACATTTTACTCGACTAATTTCTGTACAGAAAGCTAGATACCTATATATCGAGCCATAAACCAAGACTAACAATAAAACTTGTTTGGTAATAATAGCATTTTGATAAGTCTTGACATCAGTTAGACAGGGACAGAAATACTGCTTAGCGTAATAACGTAAGTATTGGTGATTTGAAGTCGACTAAAGAGTGTGtcgtcattattttattttaattttgggtataaatcagttttataatgTACTAATGAAGCTTAATAAGTTTGTGTCAAAATGTAAGATAAACTATCATCACGTAGAATTTTTAAGCAATTTCTTGGTATTTTAgacttttttcaattttaacttgaattatacctaaaataatcatttatagTCAAAAACCAGTCAAAATACATGAACCAAAAATTTCGAAcaaactaaatcatatttaatataaataatcgGGCGAAACCTCGTCGAAACTTGTTGGGAAGGGTGTACAGCACGGCATGAAGTTTGATGATGTTGGCCGCCGCTTGGGGCGCTGCGCTCGGCGGAAGGTTTTATCTACGTAGCTATATAACATCCGCCCGACTCCGATGGGCCTCTCCACGATACATATTTTCGATACGAACTCACTCTTTCTTTgttaaaaacaacttttatgTACACAATACGCGTTCAAAAACGCTTTAATTCGCTTTTTGCGACTCAACTACGCTACATGACACGATATAACTTTTAGGTTACTTTTATTGCATTAACTTTGTTCTTAAACGTTAATTCTTCTTTATATTCACGTAATTGGGTTTGTTATCGTTAGAAACTTTATTTAAGTCGACATTTCAAAACATACAAGCTAATCGGGGATCGATATTGAACATTTACGGTTTTATTACGTAAGATGATAGGTACAAAGTATGTTACATAGTTATAATGATTTTCAAGGCCAGGCGCTTTCAGAATGACACGTGTACGAACTAGGCATTACGATTGCACAACGTTCTACAGTGAATGCGACCGAGGGGTGGTATTTAATGACCATTTGCTATTAAATACCGCGGCAAAGTTCATTTTGATTAACCATTCGGCTTTAAAGTCACTTATTTTAATGCAAATAGATTTAATTAGTCAGTTTTATGAGCATTATCGTCCGGTATTTGATGTATTCACGTTTTGTATGAGTAAGAGGAGTGTGCTTGAACGTGTAAGTGTTTTAATTCGGTTTAAAACACGTGAAGTTCCATTGTTTCCTTCGATATGCgccattgtttattttactcaaAACAATTTGCTACCTACCTAGGTGGATTTTTGaattacgtaggtaggtaaatgATTTGTACTGCGATCGAACATAGGTACAGCTACTTACTCAGGTAGTTTTAggacttatttttaaattgattaccTTAAGTACTTAGTAAGTAATTAAGAATTCGCTTGAATTCGATGAATTAAGTAGATATTACGTCACCAGTTCTTTTACGTGATTGGTATTTCTATATTGGTACCTAAGTACCAGTCCACCCTCATTCTTGTCGTGGGTATGAAAAAATCTACCCTCGTCCTTTAATtttttaggtaagtaggtaggtataagaaTGAAAAAGGTTTACTATACCCTGCAAAGATCAGAGGGCTGGGACTTGAGGACCTTAAACTGGGTTCGccgataggtacctacctaggtagTTACAATATTTCCATGACcgatgtacctacttacaggaaattatataaaaaaaatcagcaGTTGAAATCAATCACAGTTCTAGTGATATTCGAAACTGTCTCCCTCATATATCGACAGTATCCCCAAATTGAAAAGATTTTAAGACGAAGGcctattattatgattaaatcACATCTTTATTTCGAGGGAACTATATGTAAATACCCGCCCGCTTCCCCAAAAAGATCCTGCTCACGACTTTCAAAAGGATTGTGTTCTTCAGTTTTTTCAAGCTTAGTTTAATTAAGCCTATTCAGTAGAGACGGTAAAGTCAAAGTGCTTTCATCTGTGGTCATTGGCCATGCCCATAGGTCACAAAGGTATTCATTTTTTACCCTATGGATCATTAGGTCCTGCTAATAAAGCGTACAAATATTATtacgattttattttacagggAAAGTTATATGAAAAGAAATGATATACCTATATTACTATAAAttaacttaggtaggtatacctgaTGGTAGAGAATATTGTCCACGGATTGTCACTCGTAAAGAGGACAATTAAATGGATTTAATATACCTTTACTTAATCGGTTCATTTTGCCATTCTTTTTAAAACGGAatacgttttttaaataattctggCATTGCATGTGTGAAAAACgataggtacttactaataATCACTGGCTGAAAATTACTTGTGAAATTAAAGTACGGAGACGACGTGCGCCGTCAGACagtcttcagtttttttttgacgtctgacaagaaaaaaatataagcgtAAAGGGATGCCGCCTTTTGCTTGACTCACGATTACCAAGTGATCACCAACCTTCCCTACCTAGCTAATTGTGcatgttaattaaaaacagcCAATATTTACGTCACGTCCTTACGTGGCTGGCGAAGTCCTTAAAGGTTTTGAAGAGCTTATTCCTCGAGATTAGATAAATAGCCCAACACATTGTAGAATTAATTAGGCCATTTCAGTAGTTATTAACCTAAAATCATGTTAACTTTTTCCTCCTGTTTTCGAGAAGTCCTCCATGCCCCCATAAAAACGTACATTCTCGGAACGTTTATCTCATAAAATGTCGTAGGTAAGAATTccggtaatttaatttaataaataatggtgcCTAAAATGTGGGTTTGCTAAGCGTACGTACCCTGCGTAAACCTGTAGGTAAAGCATTTTGGACTAAAACCTATTGGTGGGAACTCCAGAAACATGTAATATTTAAAcaccataaaaacaaaagtaggtAGGTTGGTACCTATTGGTGTTGTAAGTAAGGTTTGATCACTTTTTGGTTCgattaaataaagaatatttaaaataactaagtttGTTGTCAATTAAATTGAAGAGTCGACACTGCGCGTCCGAGTAGGTAACCATGATTATTCACGACCACTAGCTATAGTTTTACTTGACTTTACGATTGACTAAAAAGAGCCACTATCAAAAATTCCTCTCTCctatttggaaatatttttgactGAGTTTAGTTTAggtataaatatgtaggtattatttaattgaacCAATTAACGCTAACTTTTTAAATAGCTaggagtaggtacttatatgggCACCGTTCTAGGTTCCAGGCATAGTGTACGTTATCGTGTAACGTTATTATAATTCGTAGACTAGAAAATAAACGgaataaatgcgaaagaaactCGGTCTTTCGGTCGCACATTCactgtaaaaatattgaactaaTTTAGTTTGATAGTCGTTTTATTTAGtctagtagttttatttagtcTGACTtcctgagaaaggatataggtacctacataatcttCTTTTTATCCCCACGCGGGAGAGTAGTTCCTTTGGGGCGCATCACGAACCGCGCCGaacaggtaggtacctagttaagtAGTGAGCAGTATAAAGCAATAATTCAAGCTTATCGGATGCTGGGAGTTGAATAAATAGGTAATCCTTTTGTAAGACTAATTGCTTGGATTCCGACTGCCTAGACACAGCTGAAACTGCCTCTGAAAGCATATAATTTTGCACAAATAAGTGTGCACTAAGAAAGGATGTTAAATTATCCAAAATGATAAGGTGTTACAcaggtttttcaaaaatatacttttgaaaAAGGTCACAAAAtatagtacttacctacttatattttatattatttttctaatattctTTCTCTAGATGAGTCTAAATTAAAGATTAGccataaatgggctatgtaacactgaaaaaatacttttcatcccaccatctcggaaagagtagttttaccctttgatatctgagcgcaaaaccCGTTTTTATCCtgtagagcggcaaagtgatttgaatttagaacatcgtatgcaatactccatttgtgacaatcttgataagacttttcatacaagtacatattaaacaaataaaatactgcttaaaataattattcaattaattaagtaatttttattattgtttttacatagatttttaacctcgtttcatttttaaactgcgttttcaaataaatgaactttaatacgtacttctatttaatttgatactcatatgtgcgcgccattttgttttttgcatttcctcgatgaggtgggatgaaaagttacgtgttgcactcgagtgcaaagatttttcaccttgtgctcttttgattcccttgctatcgctcaggattctaattattgaaacactcgctacgctcgtgtttcaattttagaatccttcgcttgctcggtcatcaaaattgagcacgcggttaaaaagcaactttgcactcttgtataaca is a genomic window of Helicoverpa armigera isolate CAAS_96S chromosome 16, ASM3070526v1, whole genome shotgun sequence containing:
- the LOC126055359 gene encoding large ribosomal subunit protein mL49, translated to MTAGVRHNVSFETNNIVLIALVAILYSLFKMATVWRSQCAFARLFAGKTGQILNNATDLGARLGPGSQSAILSRKYSNYAHSPFVTRIKEQYDYEIVKNPPEWEYVQRLMPMETIPAVTPKDHYPSGWIPPKEEAKNLPYFIARTKNHEVPIYLEITYRGIRKITMVRRIEGDIWLLNDEIKSFLKEKNGRYVETRVHEVGRFIEAKGDYVNDLREWAHSKGF